In Phreatobacter aquaticus, a single genomic region encodes these proteins:
- a CDS encoding hydantoinase B/oxoprolinase family protein: MSTKPIDALTLAVIQAGLQQVCNEMDIAFSRSAFSPVIAEADDRADGIYDRDTGALISQGEFGLPVFVGVMQYSTKEIIRLIREGKAGKPEPGDIYIVNDPYLGGTHLMDVRFAKPVFIEGELFCWLQNTGHWPDIGGMVPGGFSAHATEVEQEGLRLPPVKLFKKGEMDPEIFAIISSNIRIAEQRIGDIKAQAAALLVGESRLMEMVARYGRETLDEAIVQIRARSADRMRAEIRQIPDGTYASVAYVDSDGVVNEPLKIALAVTKAGDTLTFDFAGSSPPCQGPMNSVIATTLSAVYLGVKHIFPDVPINSGAFEPLIVNRPVGTFLDAQYPKPVSGCAAEVSQRIAEAVFLALVQAIPDKVTAAPAGTSGNFALGGFDPAKNAGYVMYKITGGGYGGNVATDGLTNGCSTIGISKTAPIEVMEQYYPVLFRRFSLHEGSGGAGEKRGGFGVHYDMELLRGEARASFVMDHGRFGPPGVLGGQDGAPNQVMIHRNGTTTIPEHLSKDQGILIRKGDRVEVKTPGGGGYGDPARRDPAAISRDVARGYYTAEEAGRLWGWRA; this comes from the coding sequence ATGAGCACGAAACCCATTGACGCGCTGACCCTTGCCGTCATCCAGGCCGGCCTCCAGCAGGTCTGCAACGAGATGGACATCGCCTTCTCGCGCTCGGCCTTCTCGCCGGTGATCGCGGAAGCCGATGACCGCGCCGACGGCATCTATGACCGCGATACCGGCGCGCTGATCAGCCAGGGCGAGTTCGGCCTGCCGGTCTTTGTCGGCGTCATGCAGTATTCGACGAAAGAGATCATCCGGCTGATCCGCGAGGGCAAGGCCGGCAAGCCCGAGCCCGGCGATATCTACATCGTCAACGACCCCTATCTCGGCGGCACGCACCTCATGGACGTGCGCTTCGCCAAGCCCGTCTTCATCGAGGGCGAGCTGTTCTGCTGGCTGCAGAATACCGGCCACTGGCCCGATATCGGCGGCATGGTGCCGGGCGGCTTCTCGGCCCATGCGACCGAGGTGGAGCAGGAGGGCCTGCGCCTGCCACCGGTGAAGCTGTTCAAGAAGGGCGAGATGGATCCCGAGATCTTCGCGATCATCTCGTCGAACATCCGCATTGCCGAACAGCGGATCGGCGACATCAAGGCCCAGGCCGCCGCCCTGCTGGTTGGCGAGAGCCGGCTCATGGAGATGGTCGCGCGCTATGGCCGCGAGACACTGGACGAGGCGATCGTCCAGATCCGCGCCCGCTCGGCCGACCGGATGCGGGCGGAAATCCGCCAGATCCCGGACGGGACCTATGCAAGCGTGGCCTATGTCGATTCCGACGGTGTCGTGAACGAGCCGCTGAAGATCGCGCTCGCCGTGACCAAGGCCGGCGACACGCTGACCTTCGATTTTGCGGGATCATCGCCGCCCTGCCAGGGGCCGATGAACTCGGTGATCGCCACCACGCTGTCGGCGGTCTATCTCGGCGTGAAGCACATCTTCCCCGACGTGCCGATCAATTCGGGCGCCTTCGAGCCGCTGATCGTCAATCGTCCGGTCGGCACTTTCCTGGATGCTCAATATCCGAAGCCGGTCTCGGGCTGCGCGGCGGAAGTGTCACAGCGCATCGCGGAAGCGGTGTTCCTGGCCCTCGTCCAGGCGATCCCGGACAAGGTGACGGCCGCGCCCGCCGGCACGTCCGGCAATTTCGCGCTGGGCGGTTTCGACCCGGCCAAGAACGCCGGCTACGTCATGTACAAGATCACGGGCGGTGGCTATGGCGGCAATGTCGCGACCGACGGCCTGACCAATGGCTGCTCGACCATCGGGATCTCCAAGACCGCGCCCATAGAGGTGATGGAGCAATATTACCCGGTTCTGTTCCGACGCTTCTCGCTGCACGAGGGCTCGGGCGGCGCCGGCGAAAAGCGCGGCGGCTTCGGCGTCCATTACGACATGGAATTGCTACGCGGCGAGGCGCGCGCCTCCTTCGTGATGGATCACGGCCGCTTCGGCCCGCCGGGCGTGCTGGGTGGCCAGGACGGCGCGCCGAACCAGGTGATGATCCATCGGAACGGCACGACGACGATCCCGGAACATCTCTCCAAGGACCAGGGCATCCTGATCCGCAAGGGCGACCGCGTGGAGGTGAAGACGCCGGGTGGTGGCGGCTATGGCGATCCGGCCAGGCGCGATCCCGCCGCCATCAGCCGCGACGTGGCGCGCGGCTATTACACGGCCGAGGAAGCCGGGCGGCTGTGGGGATGGAGGGCGTGA
- a CDS encoding hydantoinase/oxoprolinase family protein, translating to MRRVAGIDVGGTFTDLLLTETEGGRVTVRLAKVPTSAANQALGVVQAIEAAGASPADLDLIIHGTTATTNAVLERKVAKVGLITTDGFRDILELGRRTRPAAYGMIGTFDPLIPRELRREVPERLNAHGEVVIPLDEAAVARETKALIEAGCEAIVVHFLHAYANPAHEKRAGEIVRSLWPNPYVTLGHELLSEFREYERGTTASVNAAVQPILDRYVQRLQADLSAKGFAHDLLVMNGNGGTVPASVVALEAAKTVMSGPASGVMAAAATLAQSGLTNAITYDMGGTSTDVALIHGGVPEVSAELTIAYGLPIHLPMVDVRTVGAGGGSIASVNKAGMLQVGPHSAGSEPGPIGFGRGGTKPTITDANLVLGRLDPERLTAVNAKVSMEAIRQAFARDIADPLGMSVEEAAAAVIRLGNVHMSGAVRMVSLSKGYDPRDFVLFAFGGAGPLHAVALARELGIPEVLVPARPGLTNALGCLVADLRQDRVNTVNKPLDQVDMAEVHRLMAAQGQSALETVEKEKAEIEEIVVMHGADMQFRGQTHLIRVPLASADVSREAIQAAFEAAYFKRFQVRLPEIRAVLVNLVTSVIGRRKSFPLSALIDGAARAATAEEAVIGTRQLYADGAWHEAKVYSRDRLPIGGSVSGPAAIQQIDATTIIEPGTVATVDAIGNLRVKV from the coding sequence GTGAGGCGAGTAGCCGGCATCGACGTGGGCGGGACCTTCACCGACCTTCTCCTGACCGAGACGGAGGGTGGCCGGGTCACCGTGCGCCTGGCCAAGGTGCCGACCAGCGCCGCCAACCAGGCGCTCGGCGTCGTCCAGGCCATCGAGGCGGCGGGCGCCTCGCCCGCCGATCTCGACCTGATCATCCATGGCACGACCGCCACCACCAATGCGGTGCTGGAACGCAAGGTGGCCAAGGTCGGCCTGATCACCACCGACGGGTTCCGCGACATTCTCGAGCTTGGCCGGCGCACCCGCCCCGCCGCCTATGGCATGATCGGTACGTTCGACCCGCTGATCCCGCGCGAGCTCCGCCGCGAGGTGCCCGAGCGGCTGAACGCCCACGGCGAAGTGGTGATCCCGCTCGACGAGGCCGCGGTGGCCCGCGAGACCAAGGCGCTGATCGAAGCCGGTTGCGAGGCGATCGTCGTTCATTTCCTGCACGCCTATGCCAATCCGGCCCACGAGAAGCGCGCCGGCGAGATCGTCCGCTCCCTCTGGCCGAACCCCTATGTGACGCTTGGCCACGAGCTTCTCTCGGAGTTCCGCGAATATGAGCGCGGCACCACGGCGAGCGTGAACGCCGCCGTGCAGCCGATCCTCGACCGCTATGTCCAGCGGCTGCAGGCCGATCTCTCGGCCAAGGGCTTTGCCCACGACCTCCTGGTGATGAACGGCAATGGCGGCACGGTGCCGGCCTCGGTGGTGGCCCTTGAAGCGGCCAAGACCGTCATGTCGGGCCCGGCTTCCGGCGTGATGGCGGCAGCCGCCACGCTCGCACAGTCCGGCCTCACCAACGCGATCACCTATGACATGGGCGGCACATCCACCGACGTCGCACTGATCCATGGCGGCGTGCCGGAAGTCTCGGCCGAACTGACAATTGCCTATGGCCTGCCGATCCATTTGCCCATGGTGGATGTGCGCACGGTCGGCGCCGGCGGCGGCTCGATCGCCTCGGTCAACAAGGCCGGCATGTTGCAGGTTGGCCCCCATTCGGCGGGCTCGGAGCCGGGTCCGATCGGGTTTGGGCGCGGCGGCACGAAGCCGACCATCACGGATGCCAATCTGGTGCTCGGCCGGCTCGATCCGGAACGGCTGACCGCCGTCAATGCCAAGGTCTCGATGGAGGCGATCCGCCAGGCCTTTGCCCGCGACATCGCCGATCCGCTCGGCATGAGCGTGGAGGAAGCCGCCGCCGCCGTGATCCGGCTCGGCAATGTCCACATGTCCGGCGCGGTGCGCATGGTGTCGCTCTCCAAGGGCTATGACCCCCGCGATTTCGTGCTGTTCGCCTTTGGCGGCGCAGGTCCCCTCCATGCGGTAGCGCTCGCCCGCGAGCTCGGAATTCCCGAGGTGCTGGTGCCGGCGCGGCCGGGCCTCACCAATGCGCTGGGCTGCCTCGTCGCCGATCTCCGGCAGGACCGGGTGAACACGGTCAACAAGCCGCTCGACCAGGTCGACATGGCCGAGGTTCACCGGCTGATGGCGGCTCAAGGCCAGAGCGCGCTGGAGACGGTGGAGAAGGAGAAGGCCGAGATCGAGGAGATCGTGGTGATGCATGGCGCGGACATGCAGTTCCGTGGCCAGACCCATCTCATCCGGGTCCCGCTCGCCAGCGCCGATGTCAGCCGCGAGGCGATCCAGGCAGCCTTCGAGGCGGCCTATTTCAAGCGTTTCCAGGTGCGCCTGCCGGAAATCCGCGCGGTGCTGGTCAATCTGGTGACCAGCGTGATCGGGCGGCGGAAGAGCTTCCCGCTCTCAGCACTGATCGACGGCGCGGCCCGTGCGGCAACGGCGGAAGAGGCGGTGATCGGCACGCGCCAGCTCTATGCCGACGGCGCCTGGCATGAGGCCAAGGTCTATTCCCGCGACCGCCTGCCGATCGGCGGCAGCGTCTCTGGCCCCGCCGCCATCCAGCAGATCGACGCCACCACGATCATCGAGCCCGGCACGGTCGCGACCGTCGACGCCATCGGCAATCTGAGGGTGAAGGTATGA
- a CDS encoding FAD binding domain-containing protein, translating to MTAYFRPKTLAEALEIRANHDVMPLAGGTDVYPVRTAKRAWGDPTHKDVLDLSAVPGLRGIEQTATGVRFGALTTWTDLIRADLPPLFDGYAQAARAVGGVQVQNSGTLAGNLVTASPAGDGIPNLMALDAEIELASLAGTRTLPISEFITGYRKTALRPDEIVTAILIPSVDGARSQFLKLGARAYLVISIAMVAGVVATDAAGHITTVRIAVGACSAVAERLGRLESELIGVPLADAAGHVEARHLATLSPIDDVRATGAYRLGAATTLVRDLLTDLAATSSRRAA from the coding sequence ATGACGGCCTATTTCCGACCGAAGACGCTGGCCGAGGCGCTGGAAATCCGGGCGAACCATGACGTGATGCCGCTTGCCGGTGGTACCGATGTCTATCCGGTGCGCACGGCCAAGCGCGCCTGGGGCGACCCGACCCACAAGGACGTACTGGATCTCTCCGCCGTGCCGGGCCTGCGTGGCATCGAGCAGACGGCGACCGGCGTCCGCTTCGGTGCGCTCACCACCTGGACCGATCTCATCCGGGCCGATCTGCCTCCGTTGTTCGATGGCTATGCACAAGCCGCCCGCGCGGTTGGCGGCGTGCAGGTGCAGAATTCCGGCACTCTGGCCGGCAATCTCGTCACGGCCTCGCCAGCCGGCGACGGCATCCCGAACCTGATGGCGCTGGATGCCGAGATCGAGCTTGCGAGCCTTGCCGGTACGCGCACGCTGCCCATCTCCGAATTCATCACCGGCTATCGCAAGACGGCGCTCCGCCCCGACGAGATCGTCACGGCGATATTGATCCCCTCGGTCGACGGCGCACGGTCCCAATTCCTGAAGCTCGGCGCCCGGGCCTATCTGGTCATCTCCATCGCAATGGTGGCAGGCGTGGTCGCAACCGATGCGGCCGGCCACATCACGACCGTGCGCATCGCGGTTGGCGCCTGTTCGGCGGTGGCCGAACGGCTGGGACGGCTGGAAAGCGAACTGATCGGCGTGCCGCTGGCCGACGCTGCCGGCCATGTGGAAGCGCGCCACCTCGCCACGCTCTCCCCGATTGACGATGTCCGAGCCACCGGCGCCTACCGTCTTGGCGCAGCGACCACGCTCGTCCGCGATCTCCTGACCGACCTCGCCGCAACCTCAAGCCGGAGGGCCGCCTGA